One window of Candidatus Desulfatibia profunda genomic DNA carries:
- a CDS encoding 2-oxoacid:acceptor oxidoreductase family protein: protein MPSLLNTDRPPVFCPGCAHDRITRALDQAFQNMGLCGHQIVIVTDIGCSGLFDTFFHTHALHGLHGRALTYAAGLKLARPELNVIVTMGDGGLGIGGAHLLAACRRNLDITLLVLNNFNFGMTGGQFSATTPPEAQVGSGFLNRLERPLDVCQVASSAGAPYVSRCSAYRQDLAREIQRSIRFEGFAVLDIWGVCPGRYTKQNRLTSQSIEESIAGLPKAEGPVPENIRKEYGRYYRELAATQKPAAPAPKIKAVFDPPQTGRQEVVILGSAGHRIITAGEILCLAGLSAGLRATQKNEYDITVLRGPSVSEIILSPQEIGYTGIDRPAVVLALSQEGVDRRKYLFDQLDSNALVIRDKGVDLPTGRARVHSIDFKRRGIKVPDRALAALAVMAKINTVIHQNMLQSALAYRFKGKILTTALELVKSIKLPLTPS from the coding sequence GTGCCTAGTTTGCTGAATACCGACCGGCCGCCGGTCTTCTGCCCCGGATGCGCCCACGACCGCATTACCCGGGCTTTGGACCAGGCCTTCCAGAATATGGGACTCTGCGGCCATCAAATCGTCATCGTCACCGACATCGGATGTTCGGGACTTTTTGACACGTTCTTTCATACCCACGCCTTACACGGTCTTCACGGCCGGGCCCTGACTTACGCTGCCGGCCTGAAATTGGCCCGGCCGGAGTTAAATGTCATCGTTACCATGGGTGACGGCGGCCTGGGAATCGGCGGCGCCCATCTGCTGGCGGCCTGCCGCCGCAACCTTGATATTACCTTGCTGGTATTAAACAACTTCAATTTCGGGATGACCGGGGGCCAGTTTTCGGCAACGACCCCGCCCGAAGCGCAAGTTGGCTCCGGGTTTTTAAACCGGCTGGAACGCCCGCTGGATGTTTGTCAGGTGGCGTCTTCGGCCGGAGCCCCTTATGTTTCCCGGTGCTCGGCTTACCGCCAAGACCTGGCACGGGAAATCCAAAGGTCTATTCGCTTTGAAGGCTTTGCCGTCCTGGACATCTGGGGCGTCTGTCCCGGTCGTTATACCAAACAAAACCGGCTGACTTCGCAAAGCATCGAGGAATCCATTGCCGGGCTTCCCAAGGCTGAAGGGCCGGTGCCGGAAAACATCCGCAAGGAATATGGCCGCTACTATCGAGAACTCGCCGCAACGCAGAAACCGGCTGCACCTGCCCCCAAGATAAAGGCCGTCTTCGATCCTCCTCAAACGGGCCGGCAAGAAGTGGTTATCCTTGGAAGCGCCGGCCATCGGATCATCACCGCCGGAGAGATTTTATGCCTTGCCGGCCTGTCTGCCGGACTGCGGGCAACCCAGAAAAACGAGTACGACATCACCGTCCTGCGGGGACCGTCTGTCAGCGAAATCATCCTCTCTCCGCAGGAGATCGGCTACACCGGCATTGATCGGCCCGCTGTTGTCCTGGCGCTGAGCCAGGAAGGCGTGGACCGCCGGAAGTATCTTTTCGATCAGTTGGACAGCAACGCTCTGGTGATCCGGGATAAAGGGGTTGATCTGCCGACCGGCCGTGCCAGAGTACATTCAATCGATTTTAAACGCCGGGGCATAAAAGTACCGGACCGGGCCCTGGCCGCATTAGCAGTCATGGCCAAAATCAACACAGTGATTCATCAGAACATGCTTCAATCTGCATTGGCGTATCGCTTCAAGGGAAAAATCCTAACAACCGCGCTCGAGCTGGTTAAAAGTATAAAGCTCCCCTTGACCCCGTCCTAA